AGAATGAGGAGTTCCCGGATATCGATGAAGCCAGGAAGAGGATAATGGCTAGGGAGAGCAAGTGCGCGAACATATATTGGGAGAAGATAGCTTCTATAATGGAGGAGTGGAAGTTCAGGGGGAGGGAGAAGAGGACAGATCTCGAGGGCAACGTGATAGATCCTGTGAACCTCTGCTTGAATGTATGCTATAACCTCCTCTCAGCCCAGATATGGAAGAACGTCCTCAGGTTCGGCTTGGATCCGTTCCTAGGTTACCTGCATGTGGAGAGACCGGGGAGGATCTCCCTTGTCTACGACTTGATGGAGCCCTTCAGGCCTATGGTCGATAGGTTCGTATTCTCTTACCTCAGGGGGATGTCACCATCCCTCTTCTCAAGCAATATAGTGAGCGGTACCATTGCATCCCTGAGGAGCAGGTTCTTCTCCGATTTCATGAACTGGAGGCTGGATTACAAGGGGAGGAAGCTGGGGATGGAGACTATCATGTTCTTATACGTCAGGGATATAGTTTCCTTCCTCAGGGGAGGGAAGGAGCCCACGATGCCCTACATCCCCTGGTGATCTCATGTACTACGTGGACCCAGTGGAGGTGAAGAAGTTATCGAGGGACCTCCTCCCGGCTTCCAGGGAGAGGCCCGTCGATGAGAGGCTGAGGGGCTGGAATTGGTTCCAGAGCCCCCTGAGGCCCTACTCCTCTGAGGTCCCTTTAGGGGTCTGGGAGATAGCATCATCCATATGCCCCACCGGCAGGGACGTATGGATAAGGCACAAGGTACTGAGGAGATCCGTGCCCACGACGCCCCAGATAGCTAAGGGAATAGTGGTGCACAGGCTGGTTTCCTCAATGTTCCTTAAGGCTAAGAAAATGGTTTACATGGGGAAATATGAGCTAAGAGATGATTTGATCACGGAGTCCGAGGGGATAGTGGAGAGGGAGCTCGAGAACATGAGGAAGTACGTGAAGCTACCGGATGAGGAGGGGCTGAGGGGTTTCTGCAGGAGGATAGCCAGATGGGAGGCCACGAGGATAGAGGGGAAGGTCATGGAAGTAAGGGCTAAGTACCCCTTCCTGAATGAGGAGAGCCTCGTCCAGATAGCCTTCCCCGTCGCTACGGAGCTAGCTATAGACGGCAGCCTCCTGGGGCTGAGCCAGTACCTGAGGGCAGATGCTGCCTGGATCTTCGGAGGGATACTGTTCGATGTGAAGACCGATAGGAAGGAGGATTGGCACAGGATTCAGCTAGCTGGCTATGCTTTGGCTTTTGAGAGCTTCTTCGAGATGCCAGTCGATATAGGGTGCGTTGTCTACGTATCTGAAGTGCCCGAGGGCCTCAGGGTGTTCAGGGACTTCTTCCTGATAACAGACGATCTCAGGTCCAGGTTCCTGGAGAGGAGGGATGAGCTCCAGATGATGCTCATTAGGGAGGATGAGCCTAAGAGAGCTGAGAGGTGCCCGAAATACTGCCTCTTCTCCGATATGTGCGGGGTGGTAACCTGAAGGTCCTCGTGGTCTACGATATAACTGACGACTCGCTGAGGCTCAAGGTAGCGGAGATACTCAAGGACTTGGGATTGTTCAGGATACAGAAGAGCGCATTCATAGGAGAGATG
The sequence above is drawn from the Candidatus Korarchaeum cryptofilum OPF8 genome and encodes:
- the cas4a gene encoding type I-A CRISPR-associated protein Cas4/Csa1 encodes the protein MYYVDPVEVKKLSRDLLPASRERPVDERLRGWNWFQSPLRPYSSEVPLGVWEIASSICPTGRDVWIRHKVLRRSVPTTPQIAKGIVVHRLVSSMFLKAKKMVYMGKYELRDDLITESEGIVERELENMRKYVKLPDEEGLRGFCRRIARWEATRIEGKVMEVRAKYPFLNEESLVQIAFPVATELAIDGSLLGLSQYLRADAAWIFGGILFDVKTDRKEDWHRIQLAGYALAFESFFEMPVDIGCVVYVSEVPEGLRVFRDFFLITDDLRSRFLERRDELQMMLIREDEPKRAERCPKYCLFSDMCGVVT
- the cas1 gene encoding CRISPR-associated endonuclease Cas1 gives rise to the protein METTQYGHLLIDGFGVSLRKRRGRILILSKGEKKEIPMKSVKEVVIIGKAALSSELLKALAQSGTDLLIATPTGRPVARLIPAKAGGTARNRYEQYKSLEDRRGIEIARAVIVGKIRNQASNLSYYSKARRMDEELSSELYDAAQQLKREMEELKNEEFPDIDEARKRIMARESKCANIYWEKIASIMEEWKFRGREKRTDLEGNVIDPVNLCLNVCYNLLSAQIWKNVLRFGLDPFLGYLHVERPGRISLVYDLMEPFRPMVDRFVFSYLRGMSPSLFSSNIVSGTIASLRSRFFSDFMNWRLDYKGRKLGMETIMFLYVRDIVSFLRGGKEPTMPYIPW